Proteins from a genomic interval of Paenibacillus sp. RC334:
- a CDS encoding class I SAM-dependent rRNA methyltransferase: MPSVILERSRKKRLEHAHPWVFKNEIAKVEGEPEAGDLVSIVNHQGRYLATGYYNPASQITVRVMSYEPLEAMDQSFFAKRFRDCLEHRERFVTGGDAYRLVYGEADFLPGLIVDRFGDVLVVQLLTLGMDRRREEIRDALVEVIGPVGIYERSDVSIRELEGLEQTKGPLYGDCPRHVVVTENGLRIKVDIVEGQKTGYFFDQRENRAAIAPLMTGWGGRSGITLQEVAEQGDAGTAVMKPVNRSGKVVEFPFWDGATVLECFSHTGSFTLNACKYGAKKVTCLDISEHAIESARDNVKLNGFEERVEFVVDDAFQYLRNQVKGLEERTARAGGKGDTSKPLTAGGGRTFDVVILDPPAFAKTKNAVKGATRGYKDINLHGMKLVNEGGYLVTASCSFHMRPELFLDTIKEAAADAGKILRLVDWRAAGKDHPQILGVEEGHYLKFAIFEVRSRTQL; encoded by the coding sequence TTGCCTTCAGTAATATTGGAACGCAGCCGCAAAAAAAGGCTGGAACACGCGCACCCCTGGGTGTTTAAAAATGAAATAGCCAAGGTGGAGGGTGAGCCGGAGGCGGGTGATCTGGTCAGTATCGTAAACCATCAGGGCCGTTATTTGGCAACGGGTTACTATAATCCGGCCTCGCAAATTACGGTGCGTGTGATGTCCTACGAGCCGCTGGAAGCGATGGATCAAAGCTTTTTTGCCAAACGGTTCCGCGATTGTCTGGAGCACCGTGAACGTTTTGTGACCGGGGGAGACGCGTATCGGCTGGTATACGGCGAGGCTGATTTTTTACCCGGGCTGATTGTAGACCGTTTTGGCGACGTGTTAGTCGTACAATTATTAACGCTCGGTATGGATCGCCGCAGGGAAGAAATCAGGGATGCACTTGTTGAAGTGATTGGCCCTGTTGGTATATATGAGCGCAGCGATGTATCCATCCGCGAGCTGGAAGGACTGGAACAGACCAAAGGGCCTTTATATGGCGACTGCCCACGTCATGTCGTGGTAACGGAAAATGGTTTGCGTATCAAGGTCGATATTGTAGAGGGCCAGAAGACAGGCTATTTCTTTGACCAGCGTGAGAATCGTGCGGCGATTGCTCCACTGATGACGGGCTGGGGAGGACGCAGCGGAATTACGCTACAGGAAGTAGCAGAACAGGGTGACGCTGGCACAGCGGTCATGAAGCCTGTGAACAGAAGCGGCAAGGTTGTGGAGTTCCCATTCTGGGATGGTGCAACCGTGCTGGAGTGCTTTTCACATACGGGAAGCTTTACGCTCAATGCCTGCAAATACGGTGCTAAAAAAGTAACCTGTCTTGATATTTCCGAGCACGCAATTGAAAGCGCACGGGATAATGTCAAGCTGAACGGTTTTGAGGAACGCGTCGAGTTTGTCGTGGACGATGCTTTCCAATATTTGCGCAATCAGGTTAAAGGCTTAGAGGAACGCACCGCGCGGGCCGGGGGAAAGGGGGATACTTCCAAGCCGCTCACAGCAGGGGGCGGACGTACCTTTGATGTAGTTATTCTTGATCCGCCGGCCTTTGCCAAAACAAAGAATGCGGTCAAAGGAGCTACGCGGGGATATAAGGATATTAATCTGCACGGGATGAAGCTGGTCAATGAGGGCGGCTATTTAGTGACTGCGAGTTGCTCATTCCATATGCGGCCGGAGCTGTTTCTGGACACGATTAAGGAAGCGGCGGCAGATGCCGGAAAAATCCTCCGTCTGGTGGATTGGAGAGCGGCTGGCAAGGATCATCCCCAAATTCTGGGTGTGGAGGAAGGCCATTATTTGAAATTCGCTATTTTTGAGGTGCGTAGCCGGACACAACTGTAG
- a CDS encoding Na/Pi symporter: MFIHVILPLSGGLLIFLGGMKLMEAALRHLAGPFLTRWLNRATVSPWRGMLFSSGITALLQSSTAVTVLTIGLVNAGLLTYGRTLGIILGTNIGTCLTTELMGLQLGKLAVPLLCGSLLCWSTAVLWGEAVSSRQYASAEPPSSPNQLSRPQAVQYISLAFAGFSLILAGIRVMQTVGPWIEQAGLFRWFLDHAAANMWWAFAAGACLTALVHSSAAVIGMAISLAAAGALPVDVGIAIVIGSNVGTCVTALIAAVGGSMSGKFVAWSHVLLNVGGALLFMPLIPGLEMAAAWISAEPGARVAHAQTLFNVISSLLVLPICYLPVWTRLENRMSPNIIKR, encoded by the coding sequence GTGTTTATTCATGTTATTTTGCCGCTGTCCGGTGGGCTGCTTATTTTTTTGGGCGGGATGAAGCTGATGGAAGCGGCCCTCCGGCATTTGGCTGGTCCCTTCCTCACCCGCTGGCTAAACCGGGCCACCGTTTCCCCTTGGCGGGGCATGCTGTTCAGCTCAGGCATTACCGCCCTGCTGCAAAGCAGCACCGCTGTCACGGTGCTGACCATCGGACTGGTCAACGCCGGGCTGTTGACCTACGGCCGCACGCTCGGCATCATCCTCGGTACCAATATTGGTACCTGCCTGACCACCGAGCTGATGGGGCTCCAGCTAGGCAAACTGGCTGTTCCACTGCTCTGCGGCTCGCTGCTTTGCTGGAGCACCGCCGTCTTGTGGGGCGAGGCTGTCTCCAGCCGCCAGTATGCGTCTGCCGAGCCACCATCCAGCCCCAATCAACTCAGCCGACCGCAGGCTGTACAATATATCAGCCTCGCCTTTGCCGGATTTTCGCTGATCCTTGCGGGTATCCGAGTGATGCAAACAGTCGGCCCTTGGATTGAGCAGGCCGGGCTGTTCCGCTGGTTTCTTGACCACGCCGCGGCCAACATGTGGTGGGCCTTCGCAGCCGGGGCCTGCCTGACCGCACTGGTTCACAGCAGCGCCGCCGTTATTGGTATGGCGATCAGCCTTGCTGCTGCGGGAGCTTTGCCAGTCGATGTGGGTATCGCCATCGTCATCGGCTCCAACGTTGGCACCTGCGTGACGGCCCTGATTGCGGCTGTCGGCGGCAGCATGTCCGGCAAATTTGTGGCCTGGTCCCACGTGCTGCTGAACGTAGGCGGGGCGTTGCTGTTTATGCCGCTGATCCCTGGGCTGGAAATGGCAGCCGCCTGGATATCTGCTGAGCCTGGAGCCAGGGTCGCCCATGCTCAAACCCTGTTTAACGTGATCAGCTCTCTGCTTGTCTTGCCAATCTGCTATTTACCTGTATGGACACGTTTGGAGAATCGCATGTCTCCCAACATCATCAAACGTTAA
- a CDS encoding NUDIX domain-containing protein: MAEKKEISAGGVVYRKQGEQLEIQLITDRYGKVSLAKGKMEQGETIEQTALREIREETGLNGRIIQHVDMIAYTYQHPEFGEVDKEVHYYLVEALDGDLQAQIEEIKGVAWHTPEEAWRLQRQGGYDNNDVILSKALSMLGINV, encoded by the coding sequence ATGGCAGAAAAAAAGGAAATTTCCGCCGGCGGTGTGGTGTACCGCAAACAGGGGGAGCAGCTTGAAATTCAGCTGATAACCGATCGATACGGCAAGGTCTCCTTGGCTAAAGGTAAAATGGAGCAAGGAGAAACGATCGAACAGACGGCTTTACGTGAAATTCGTGAGGAAACAGGGCTGAACGGACGGATTATCCAGCATGTGGATATGATTGCTTATACGTATCAGCATCCTGAATTCGGGGAAGTGGACAAGGAAGTCCATTATTATCTCGTAGAAGCACTGGATGGGGATTTACAGGCACAGATTGAAGAAATTAAAGGTGTTGCATGGCATACGCCTGAGGAAGCATGGCGTCTCCAGCGCCAAGGCGGATATGACAACAATGATGTCATTTTGAGCAAGGCGCTGTCCATGCTTGGAATTAACGTTTGA
- the mtaB gene encoding tRNA (N(6)-L-threonylcarbamoyladenosine(37)-C(2))-methylthiotransferase MtaB gives MPSVAFYTLGCKVNFYDTEAIWQLFKNEGYEQVDFDEQTADVYLINTCTVTNTGDKKSRQIIRRAIRRNPDAIVAVTGCYAQTSPAEIMDIPGVDLVIGTQDRDKIIPFVQEIQESRQPVNAVRNIMKTRVFEEMDVPDFANHTRAFLKIQDGCNNFCTFCIIPWSRGLSRSRDAASIMTQARQLVHAGYKEIVLTGIHTGGYGDDMDNYDLSDLLWDLEKVEGLERIRISSIEASQIDEKMLDVLNRSTKLVRHFHIPLQAGDDTVLKRMRRKYTTEEFYNKMLMIRKAMPDVAITTDVIVGFPGETDEMFRNGYELMKKIGFSEMHVFPYSKRSGTPAARMEDQVDEDVKNARVHELIELSEQMQLAYAEKFVGQVLEVIPEVAPKGTEDSGMLHGYSDNYIQLVFEGTKDLVGKVCRVKLTKAGVNESEGQLVRVLENGLQAAL, from the coding sequence ATGCCGTCAGTGGCATTTTACACATTGGGTTGTAAGGTAAACTTTTATGATACAGAAGCGATTTGGCAGCTGTTCAAAAATGAAGGCTATGAGCAGGTAGATTTTGATGAGCAGACAGCTGACGTCTACCTTATTAATACGTGCACCGTTACGAATACCGGCGATAAAAAGAGTCGTCAGATCATTCGCCGTGCGATTCGTCGGAACCCAGATGCTATTGTGGCAGTGACGGGCTGTTACGCCCAGACTTCTCCTGCCGAAATTATGGATATTCCCGGTGTCGATCTCGTTATTGGTACACAGGATCGGGACAAAATTATTCCGTTTGTTCAGGAGATTCAAGAGTCGCGTCAACCTGTGAACGCTGTGCGCAACATTATGAAAACGCGCGTGTTCGAGGAAATGGATGTGCCTGATTTTGCTAACCACACACGTGCGTTTTTGAAAATTCAGGATGGCTGCAACAACTTTTGTACCTTCTGCATCATTCCGTGGTCGCGTGGTTTGTCCCGCAGCCGCGATGCCGCGAGCATTATGACTCAGGCGCGTCAACTGGTACATGCGGGTTATAAAGAAATTGTGCTCACAGGCATTCATACAGGTGGTTATGGTGACGACATGGACAATTATGATCTGTCCGATCTGCTGTGGGATCTGGAGAAGGTAGAAGGGCTGGAGCGTATCCGTATCAGCTCCATTGAAGCCAGCCAGATTGATGAAAAAATGCTTGATGTGCTGAACCGTTCCACCAAGCTGGTACGTCATTTTCACATTCCGCTTCAGGCGGGAGATGACACCGTGCTGAAACGGATGCGCCGCAAATACACAACAGAAGAGTTTTACAATAAAATGCTTATGATTCGCAAGGCGATGCCGGATGTGGCGATTACGACAGACGTTATTGTTGGCTTTCCTGGGGAAACGGACGAAATGTTCCGCAACGGTTATGAGCTGATGAAAAAAATTGGCTTCTCGGAAATGCATGTGTTCCCTTATTCCAAACGCAGCGGTACGCCTGCGGCGCGTATGGAGGATCAGGTGGATGAGGACGTGAAAAATGCACGTGTGCATGAGCTGATTGAACTGTCAGAGCAAATGCAGTTGGCTTATGCAGAAAAGTTTGTCGGTCAGGTGCTGGAGGTCATTCCGGAAGTTGCGCCGAAAGGGACCGAAGATAGCGGCATGCTTCACGGTTACAGTGACAATTACATTCAACTGGTGTTTGAAGGTACTAAGGATCTGGTTGGCAAGGTGTGCCGCGTGAAGTTGACGAAGGCGGGCGTTAATGAAAGTGAAGGCCAATTGGTCCGTGTGCTGGAGAATGGACTGCAAGCAGCCCTATAA
- a CDS encoding 16S rRNA (uracil(1498)-N(3))-methyltransferase translates to MQRYFIPAEQFLEDHVIVAGEDARHIAKVMRGRSGDKIIVSDGVSKEALAALDTIEQDRVTATIVEPLEMTSEPHVQVTIAQSLPKGDKMETVMQKCTEIGAAGFVPFLSERTVVQYDAKKEGKRLERWRKIVKEAAEQSHRNRIPEISAPMTWKELLASFSQYDLICYCYEKEQGRQLRDVIQPLAGQWTSMDKPRVLLIVGPEGGFSEAESLEAEQAGAQSTGLGRRILRAETAGMTALACILYESGEMGGV, encoded by the coding sequence ATGCAGCGTTATTTTATTCCGGCAGAGCAGTTTCTGGAAGACCATGTGATCGTGGCGGGTGAGGATGCGCGACATATTGCCAAGGTCATGCGCGGTCGTAGTGGTGACAAAATTATAGTCAGTGACGGGGTATCAAAGGAAGCGCTGGCTGCGTTGGATACGATAGAACAAGATCGTGTAACGGCGACGATAGTCGAGCCGCTGGAGATGACCTCCGAACCGCATGTGCAGGTCACCATTGCCCAAAGTCTTCCCAAGGGAGACAAGATGGAGACCGTTATGCAAAAATGTACAGAAATCGGTGCAGCGGGGTTTGTCCCGTTTTTGTCCGAGCGTACGGTCGTGCAGTATGATGCCAAAAAGGAAGGCAAACGGCTGGAGCGATGGCGCAAGATTGTAAAGGAAGCGGCTGAGCAAAGCCACCGTAACCGGATTCCGGAAATAAGTGCGCCGATGACGTGGAAAGAGCTGCTGGCTTCTTTTTCGCAGTATGATTTGATATGCTATTGTTATGAAAAAGAGCAGGGGCGGCAGCTACGGGACGTGATTCAGCCTTTGGCAGGACAATGGACGTCGATGGACAAGCCGCGTGTTCTGCTGATAGTGGGTCCGGAAGGTGGATTCAGCGAAGCGGAGAGCCTGGAGGCCGAGCAGGCCGGGGCGCAGTCTACGGGGCTGGGAAGACGCATTTTGCGTGCGGAAACCGCAGGTATGACTGCATTGGCTTGCATTTTATATGAGTCAGGAGAAATGGGAGGGGTTTAA
- a CDS encoding site-2 protease family protein translates to MDFLQNIFRVKLEVLPFYLLALIISFTVHEFAHAYYANKFGDPTAKLLGRVTLNPAVHIDLMGTLLLLIGGFGWAKPVPVNRDNFSRPRSMGIVVSAAGPLSNLLLAFVATLIYAVLLHFQVLPNIENQRVAQAINLFINSLISLNLFLFIFNLIPLPPLDGYRIVEDVAPTPLRRKLQYFEQWSIFIFLLILVIPQVRAVTIEPLYVLSQTIYVQFLQFAFYIIGLFGA, encoded by the coding sequence ATGGATTTTTTACAAAATATTTTTCGTGTGAAGTTAGAGGTTCTTCCATTTTACTTGCTGGCTCTGATCATATCTTTTACGGTACATGAGTTTGCACATGCGTATTATGCCAATAAATTCGGTGACCCTACAGCCAAGCTGCTGGGACGCGTGACTTTAAATCCGGCAGTGCATATTGATCTGATGGGTACGTTGCTACTGCTGATCGGGGGTTTTGGCTGGGCCAAACCGGTTCCGGTCAACCGTGACAATTTCAGTCGCCCACGTTCTATGGGGATTGTCGTGTCTGCTGCTGGACCACTGAGCAATTTGCTGCTTGCCTTTGTGGCTACCCTGATTTATGCGGTGCTGCTTCATTTTCAGGTGCTGCCGAATATCGAGAATCAGCGGGTGGCTCAGGCCATCAACTTGTTTATCAATTCACTGATTAGTTTGAATCTGTTTTTGTTTATTTTTAATCTAATTCCGCTGCCACCGCTGGATGGTTACCGGATTGTGGAGGATGTGGCCCCTACACCTCTGCGCCGCAAACTTCAGTATTTTGAGCAGTGGTCTATCTTTATTTTTCTGTTGATCCTTGTTATCCCGCAGGTGAGGGCGGTGACGATTGAGCCGCTGTACGTGCTTTCCCAGACGATTTATGTGCAGTTTTTGCAGTTTGCTTTTTACATCATCGGATTATTCGGAGCCTAA